tagctacttctttagttaagttttagttctcctttaaggccctaATGTTAATTGTGAAGTATCCTTTAAGTGGCTCACCTTCCAGAGCTTCATCTGCAGTTTCTGCCGTTTCCTCTGGGACCTGAAAACACAAGAACTCACAATTTATCTGTAACTCAATGGGGGGTGGGAGGATAGTGCTGCCATTACACCTTGATTCAATAGGTGAATTGATTGATAGTTAGATCACTTGCAGTTACCTGTGATGCCACTGTGGGTAAATCTTTTCCCTGAGCTGCAGTAGAACAGCTGCACTTTAAATAAAACCCACTGTATAGATGTGGCAGAATCTGCTTTTCATTTACACAGTCCGGCCTCTATACAGCTCACTTACCTGCCAGGTACTGGAGTTGTCTCCATATTGTTGATAATTGTAATTTCCGCTTTTCTGGTTCCAGTTGGAATACATCTGTGGATACTGCTGGCTGTAGTAGTTAAAGGCCTGGGTATAGTCATTTGCTTGAGACATCAGTGATCTGGGGGTTTggctttattaaaatgaagtaaaagcaaaaaatgtaaataaagccGGAGATAATCAAAGTATTTCTAGTGAAGCCTTTCCATTTCATCTGCCAGTGTTACTTCTCTGCTGCTGCCTGATAGTAAGGAAGGGTAAAGGCAGCCATACTCAGGCAGATCTGGTAAGTTTTTTTGACTAAAGGCAACATAAAGccctctgaaaacagaaggtatttactagACTCCTACCGTATACATAGCACTGAATACCAAAAATTAGTTTAACTCttacataaggcattatgggtggagacatgcaaatcactttatgtccctgtggccaaatatgcatccagaaccgctggttttatagcacagatacagcctaataattcagagctttttggctcCTCCCATTTCACCATAACCAGGCTACGGTCTTTGCTTGACTAAAGGGCCAAATGGTGCCGATTGTTCGTGCAAATTCCAAGTATGATCAGAACAGCAGCAATTAAAGGAGTTGTGGCGCATTCTAGTGCTGCTGTTTTGCTGGAAGTGTATGTGAAATCAGCAGAAGCAACACAGCAGTTACCATTCTCTGAACATGCACTGGTAAGCGTGGGTCAATTGATTGTAAGCTGCAGGCCAACACAAGCCTGAcattcctttaatatattaaaggggaacaatcacgaaaatgtattataagcttcctcatagtgaaataagaaacttttgcattgtttctaaaataatcaagtttatcttcactattcctctctcagcatctgtttctcttcattctctcttcatgcagcagttgggtgtcagatattcactgacagttagatccaatatatcttataggggggctcctttcctagcagatgtattagagctcactcaaataaccgattccagtgcaaacaaaataactgccttttgaacaaattctgcatgtagagagacatgatgtctggtgattttaataaagtgagctctaatacatcttctaggcaaaaggccctagaagatatattggatttaactgttaatgaatatctgacacccaactgctgcatgaagacagaatgaagagaaacagaggcaGAGATAGGAattgtgaaaataaacttgattatttcagaaacggtactgaATATATAACCGAttatattttgaaagtttcttatttaagtgtgctgaagcttatattgaattttcattttcgctatagttcccctttaaaagatcaTCAGTTGTTATGGTTTAACTGCAGTGGTGCAGATTTGGCCAGTGTTAATATTTGGGGCCCAGTATATAGATGCCCACTAGCAAGGACTCTTCTTGATACAGATAtggtctacaaaaaaaaaaaataaaaaaaaaaaagttttgataaaCATAAGCCAAATATAATCACTAAGAAATCCTGACTTACCTGGGATCTAGCGGTTTGGCATAGAATGCGCGGTTGAGCTTAAAACGCTTGTTCTGAAAAAGCAGATTGACAGCATATGATTACGGTTCAAAATAAAATGGGTTTAATCAATATAAAAGTATCTTACTAAATAGGATGGGGACATACAAACAACAGATGGTGAAAATGCAACTCCCGTCATTGCTCAGCCTCAGACAGGACAGATGGAGTTGTAGTTGGCAACAGACTAAGTATATAGACAACTGGAGGCAGCCATTATTGTACTTAGAACTGAGAAGTCTTcttagggccggaactaggggtacaGGAGAGGCACCTGCTCTAGGGTGCAATGGttggggggacactgggcaggtacctcttgaaAAACCTTCTGCCTTCCTCTAGTCCTGgattttttgctgcccctgactTTCCTCATCTCCGCTTGTTACCCCTTGTGacgttttaggggcagattccctaaagggcgaagtgagcaACGCTAGCGATAATTCCGGAACTTCGCAGATTCTCCAACGAACACAGGcttcactttgctagcgaaggatatagacgctagcgttgcttcgcactcgaacgccagacaaattttcgctctggcaaataactccgcaaattcactaagatgctcagaccaggtgaagtgcaatggagtgcataggattcctcaatttttagtgcaaaatttttctaagtcaaaaaatgctggcgtcttttccttttttcagagtgatagcctgcaaaggtccgtaaaatctttttgggtaaccgggttcccccctacatatgaaacaaactatacagtgggctcatgtgtagggcaatataacaactttattttatttattaaggttccctgggcttgtgtaatttaatgtatttgctgcaacattatacagccatgtaactttatcaattcccgccgtatgcaaattaggcaacgctagcgcatcttcgctttgattgctgaagtaacgctagcgaaaattcaccagcgttcggcgccctggacgcgaTTTCGCACTTTAGGGAACTGGCGTGGTCCttgcgaatttatgcctggcgaagtgttgcaatggctgcgaagccgtcgctggcgaatttttggcggttagggaatttgcccctaagtgtacgaGAGTACATTTGTGTGAGAGTGCACAGGGGGGCGAGGTGGCCGGCTAGGTTGCCTAGGGCTTGGCCCACCATGCATCTTTCTACAATTCTGCCACACACAAAAACGAccaaaatacactgcaaaacccATTAATTGGTCCATCCAGttttgcttagcattggccattcgaGAACATgctaaatgtaaatttaaaggtgaaccacccctttaaagaagaatgatTTCTCAATGACTAAGTAAGTGTGCAAGGCCATGGAGATGTTAATAGAACTTATAAATACTCTGTGTCAAACATTTGTATCCGTTGGTTATTATGTAGGGGACACACTGGTACTTACATAGGAAGCGCCAGGCAAAGGTTTCCCATTGAGTTTCAGCAAACACCTCTCTGCAGCTTCTGGTTCTGCAAATTGTACAAAACAGTAACCGGGGAGACCTCTACATGAGCAGGAGAGAAGGACAAGAGGTTACACTGAGAAATGATAATGTCACAACCACAAGCAGAGGAATCAAATCTATAGATCAGTCTCACCCAATACACACGATTCATTCTAAACAGGTTTTGTAACAGGGATTTTATATCATAAAGTCTTATTAATCTAAATGTGACCctggtgcctttatatggtcacagaacaacccctcagtgacttctaatatccttatcatttacagtagggggtacattatcccttataatacatgagtgatactcagagttccctgtataactcagcctgcagccttgtgtcctttatatggtcacagaacaacccctcagtgacttctaatatccttatcatttacagtagggggtacattatcccttataatacatgagtgatactcagagttccctgtataactcagcctgcagccttgtgcctttatatggtcacagaacaacccctcagtgacttctaatatccttatcatttacagtagggggtacattatcccttataatacatgagtgatactcagagttccctgtataactcagcctgcagccttgtgcctttatatggtcacagaacaacccctcagtgacttctaatatccttatcatttacagtagggggtacattatcccttataatacatgagtgatactcagagttccctgtataactcagcctgcagccttgtgcctttatatggtcacagaacaacccctcagtgacttctaatatccttatcatttacagtagggggtacattatcccttataatacatgagtgatactcagagttccctgtataactcagcctgcagccttgtgtctttctatggtcacagaacaacccctcagtgacttctaatatccttatcatttacagtagggggtacattatcccttataatacatgagtgatactcagagttccctgtacagACTCAGTGAGTAGTAATATCCTTACAAGTGACAGCAGGGGGTACTCACTCAGACATCCTGTTGCGAATGATTTTAACAGCAGCGATGGTTTCTCCCATAGAGGCAAAGGCGAGAGTGATGAAAGTCTCATCCATGAAGGGCTCCAGCTGCTCCAATAGAAGagaaaggggagagagagagacacacagagagtgagagacagaTCAGTAATAAACAAGATAATGGTCTGTATGAAATCACTGCACAACACGAGCGTGTCCCATTCTCTCTCTCACAGACACGCACTCAGTTACACTCACTACATAAGGCAGTAGAATCACGTGGTACATAAGGCAGAGGACTAAGAGTAGAATCACGTGGTACCAAAGACTTACATCGCCCATCCACAGACTCGCCATCCCGACACCTCAGCCTGGCAGCGACTTTACCCTCTCACAGGTCCCGACGAGCCACCGTGTTGCCCTTACACTGATTGGACAAACGTAAAAGAAAAGGCGGAACTATATCGAGCAGACGTCCAATAAAAAAAGGAGACGCTGTAAACTTCCTGTAGCTCCTGCCTGATGAACCAGGGTGTTCTAGCCGAACGCTGATCGCGACACCTACAGGAATAGTAGTCGCACGGAGAGTTCTGTGCGCACGCGCGGTGCTGTCTCAGAAAGATGTGTTTGTGTATTTTGGGTTTGCTGGGGGAGGGGTGCGAAAGGGAAACAGCAGTCCCATTCTGCCCAGCGCTAGCCCTTCATTGGCCGGGgtaactgtatatttgtatatagttttaaaactacaactcccatcctGCTTCAGCCTCTTCCTGACGTCACCTCCTTTGTCGGCACCGGAAGTGAAGTTGAGTCGGTGCGCGGCGGTGATACAGGGAAATCAGAGATAATGGAGGAGATCGGGATTGTTATAGAGAAGGGAAGCGGCCAGGTACTGAGTAGTGTGTGAGGCACTGAGCTGACTGTGCTACACGGATACCTGACTGCTGTtattgtactacagctcccagcatgctcagcagaCTTCCCCTGGAACCCAGACATGACTGTCAGGTGTGGGGATAGAGCAGGGACGACATTCACTGGCCTGGGACACAAAGGACATATTATAATGATTAGTTTCTGTTTGTCTTATAACATTATATACATCACATCCCTCTACTGCTTCACTGGGGCTTATGGGAGTTTTAATGGTCAAGTAGATTCATTTGAGTTCTGGCAAGTTGTTGGGCAGTAGCCACATCCAGTGAGTCGAGCTTTTCTTGTGAACATTGGGCattcctaaaggaacagtaacgccaaaataTGACCTtgtttgtaaaataataaaattataatgtattgtggctctgcactggtacagctggtctttatatatagtttatgtaaacaagccaCCCGAGATAggtacagataagtactactatagtttatataaacaagctgctgtgtagccatggggcagccattcaagcacaggatacacagtagataacagataagtactactatagtttatattaaataagctgctgtgtagccatgggggcagccatcaagCACAGGAcaccagtagataacagataagtactactatagtttatgtaaacaagctgctgttgtagccatgggggcagccattcaagcacaggatacagcaGATAGACAAGATAAGTACTCTACTAGttagtatataaacaagctgctgtgtagccatgggggcagccattcaagcacaggatacacagtagataacagataagtactactatagtttatatatacaagctgctgtgtagccatgggggcagccattcaagcacaggatacacagtagataacagataagtactactatagtttatataaacaagctgctgtgtagccatgggggcaaccattcaaactgataaaggagaaaaggcacaggatacacagcagataacagataagctctgtagtatacaatggaattctgttGGGCCTATCAGTTATCTTTTGTGTATCCTGTATCTTTTCTCCTTTATCAGATTTGAATTGCTGCCCctctggctacacagcagcttgtttatataaactatagtagtacttatctgttatctactgtgtatcctgtgcttgaatggctgcccccatggctacacagcagcttgtttatataaactatagtagtctttctaaagcaaacacaccagttttaccagtgcatgacaacactacattatattttcattactttaaaacactttcattacttggtgttactgttcctttaagttatccCCATCATTTTACATTGCCAGAGTCCCCTTTCTACTTTCAGCCCTGGATGCCACAAAGCAGCAGATTTATATCAGGCCTGTCCGTGCTGCAACCTCCACATGTGTTTGATGTGTCCTTCCTAGGTTGCTGTGACACTGAAGGCTgttgaggatgctgggagttgtagtgcaactacaGATGAAGAATGGGTTATAATGGTTCCCTGCACAGGCCTAAGCCTTATTATTGGCTTATTAGTAGCTACAAAACAAAAGTAATTCTGTTCTTTAATGAGGAAGTGAGTCCTACGGTGGCTTTGTTGGTACAAACACAGGTTGCTGATGGGAACATGAGCAGGTTAAGGTCAGCTGACTGCTGTGTGAACTCACCAATAAGAAATACTTTTGTTGTTGTTTGAGACTTGGGCCGGCAATAGGCTCatattgactagtgatgggccatTTTCAGGGTTCAGAATTTTTTACCTGATAAGAGCTTAGTCACATATTGACTGGAAAGAGACACTTTCCCAATaggatgggattttttttacctgaTAGTCCTCCATGGTTTTCCCATGTAATTATATTAGTGATCAAGGGCCAGAGATACGTTTATTTGGCAGCTACGTTAAATGAGCAGATCTGTGTGTGCGGCCAACTTTACctgtttttatcttatttattttgtGCTCCGGGGACAACCATTTTCCCTCATTCATTGGAAGCGATATATTGATTTCACTGCAGAAGAAAGTTATTGATTCCACATATtataggaatgggacctgttatccagaatacctggggttttctggataacatgtctttccgtaatttggatcttcataccttaagtctactagaaaatcatataccgtatatactcgaatataagccgagtttttcagcccccaaaatatgctaaaaaactctacctcggcttatactcgggtcaagcgcaaaaacggtcgccggcgtctaaatatagtcgccggcgcctaagaataattgccggcgtccaagaatagtctccaagattattcgccggcgtccaagattggtcgctggcatccaaaaactagacgccggcccctccaatgggagcagaaaccctcaattttttgattgaaacttaccagaagctgctgcatttatcaccctaggcttatactcgagtcaataagctttcccagtttttggaggtaaaattaggtacctcggcttatactcgggacggcttatactcgagtatatacggtaaacattaaataaacccaataggctggttttgcctccaataaggattaattatatcttagttgggatcaagtacaagttactgttttattattacacagaaaaaggaaatcatttttaaaaaatgcggTTTGTTTGGattagtgatgcactgaatccactatttgggatttggccgaatccccgaaaccttcttgaaagattttACCGAAtaacaaactgaatcctaatttgcatatgcaaattatgggcaggaaaggaaaaagtggaaaaatcttttttttacttccttgtattttgttgaaaagtcatgtgatttattttcccgcccctaatttacatatgcaaatttggatttagtTCGTCCAAggacaaggattcggccgaatgctgtTGAAAAATGCCCAATattaaccgaatcctggatttggtgcattcctagtttgaataaaatggagcctatgagagacggccattctgtaattcagagaattctggataatacatcctatacctgtattataatctTTTCCCGATGATGCAGGTGAAGGTAATTAAATCAGTGGGCCCCTTACTCATTCTCTTTagccttttcatttattttgttctctTGCCCTTTGTCAGGATGAAGCTCCTCCTCTGGCCTCATCGCGCCCAATAACTGCCCTCTCCTTCCTTGGGCCTGAGTCTGAAGATCTGGAAGATTTATACAGTCGCTATAAGGTGGGttattagttaaagggattctgtcatgatttttatggattttatttctaaatgacactgtttacactgcaaataatttactgtacaatataaaatgtcattcctgaagcagcaagtgtatttagttgtaatattggtgtgtaggtgcatctcacgtcattttgcctggtcatgtgatttcagaaagagccagcactttaggatggaattgctttctggcaggctgttgtttctcctactcaatgtaactgaatgtgtctcagtgggacctggattttactattgagtgctgttcttagatctaccaggcagctattaggGAGCGACTATCTggttactagtgatgtgtgggtcgggctTGACCCGCACCCACCTGCCCTCCCACCACCCGAGCCAGACTTCCAGGTCTCTTTTAGACACCCGCGCCACCCcgcccactgatgatgtcacaaaaggagtGGGTCGAGAGGTGtgtctataaaaactcaacccggaaGTCATAAGCGGCATTTGGAAGGTCACGGTTGGGGAGAGCagtaagaagagctcaacccacacccgcccgCGACCCAGAAAGAAGCATGTGAgatcagcctgcacatcactactggttaccttcccattgttctgttgtttggctgctgaggggaaaggGAAGGTGGtggcatcactccaacttgcagtacagcagtaaagagtgactgaaggttatcagagcacaagtcacatggctgggggcagctgggaaactgacaatatgtctagccccatgtcagatttcaaaattaaatataaaaaaaaatctgtttgctcttttgagaaatggatttcagtgcagaattctgctggagcagcactattaacttgttctctaaaaaaaaaaaagttttcccatgacagtatccctttaataatcggGATCTCATTATTAATCATTATCATGCATTGGGCATTGGGTGGCCTATGACAAAGCTGTGTTTGCGTTACAGAAACTGCAGCAGGAGCTGGAATTCCTGGAGGTGCAGGAGGAATACATTAAGGATGAACAGAAGAATCTAAAGAAGGAATTTCTCCATGCCCAGGAGGAAGTGAAACGAATACAGAGCATCCCGCTGGTGATTGGCCAGTTCTTGGAGGCTGTAGATCAGAACACGGCCATTGTAGGATCCACCACAGGTTTTACCTTATCTTTTTATTCTCGTGGGCAATGAAAGTGGAAATGATATAGAGTACTAAAAAAATACTGATGATTTATATGCAATGGTTTTGGATTGCTGAGAATGTATAAGGAGGCACTGTATTCTAGACaacacagggaggcacatttatcaaaggttgaatttcgaattcatgtgaattttttttttaaaggagacttgtgtgtaaaaaataaggatgtaccagtgcgttatactcatttagatatagaagaaaaaagtcgtgtttcaggctgatttattgaatatttctgtgaaaacctaataatccctcccttctcttccacttcctgctccctaaattcccaggctctcagctcactgcactgtaggacaggaaccaatcagcagctagcagggcctgatagggaactgaagcctgtctgtgtgactgcagggctgtaattggctgtccccctcctactgtgcttgtggcagggaccgttaggacacgcccacccctcatttgtaACAGggacacaaatgtatttttaaagataatattaatttttagcaccatgtaaaagcaacaccatatattacttataattgcctacaataattagggtttttttttcatttatcctatgtctcctttaattcgactggaaggtgatttaaaggagaactaaaccctaataatgaatatggttaaaaataccatattttatatagtgaacttattgcacgaggctaaagtttcaggttttcaatagcagcaatgatccaggacttcaaacttgtcacagggggtcaccatcttggaaagtgtctgtgacactcacatgctcagtgggctctgattggctgttgagaagctaagcttagggctcgtcactaattatccagca
This sequence is a window from Xenopus laevis strain J_2021 chromosome 7S, Xenopus_laevis_v10.1, whole genome shotgun sequence. Protein-coding genes within it:
- the LOC121393049 gene encoding tRNA selenocysteine 1-associated protein 1-like, which encodes MASLWMGDLEPFMDETFITLAFASMGETIAAVKIIRNRMSEGLPGYCFVQFAEPEAAERCLLKLNGKPLPGASYNKRFKLNRAFYAKPLDPSQTPRSLMSQANDYTQAFNYYSQQYPQMYSNWNQKSGNYNYQQYGDNSSTWQVPEETAETADEALEDPVLQLDINEANKQFMEQSEELYTALMDCHWQPLDTVMSKIPTDM